The following coding sequences lie in one Strix aluco isolate bStrAlu1 chromosome 34, bStrAlu1.hap1, whole genome shotgun sequence genomic window:
- the LOC141917149 gene encoding olfactory receptor 14J1-like, whose translation MSNSSSITEFLLLPFADTRELQLLHFWLFLGIYLAALLGNGLIITAIACDHHLHTPMYFFLLNLSLLDLGSISTTLPKAMENSLWDNRDISYLGCAGQVLFFLFFISAEFSLLTIMSYDRYVAICKPLHYGTLLGSRACVHMAAAAWGTGFLNSLLHTVNTFSLPLYQGNVLDHFFCEIPQILKLSCSHSYLREAGFLLVSACLAFGCFVFIVVSYVQILRAVLRIPSEQGRHKAFSTCLPHLAVVSLFISTGIFDHLKPPSISSPTVDLVVSFLYSVVPPAVNPLIYSMRNQEIKDALRKLYEYTLLQHE comes from the coding sequence atgtccaacagcagctccatcactgagtttcTCCTCCTGCCATtcgcagacacacgggagctgcagctcttgcacttctggctcttcctgggcatctacctggctgccctcctgggcaacggcctcatcatcaccgccatcgcctgtgaccaccacctgcacacccccatgtacttcttcctcctcaacctctccctcctcgacctgggctccatctccaccactctccccaaagccatggaaaattccctctgggacaacagggacatctcctactTGGGTTGTGCTGGCCaagtccttttctttctcttttttatctcagcagagttttctctcctcaccatcatgtcctacgaccgctacgttgccatctgcaaacccctgcactacgggaccctcctgggcagcagagcttgtgtccacatggcagcagctgcctggggcactgggttccTCAATTCTCTCCTGCACACTGtgaacacattttcactaccactctacCAAGGCAATGTCCTGGaccatttcttctgtgaaatcccccagatcctcaagctctcctgctcacactcctacctcagggaagctGGGTTTCTTCTTGTTAGTGCCTGTTTagcttttggatgttttgttttcattgtggtgtcctatgtgcagatcttgagggctgtgctgaggatcccctctgagcagggacggcacaaagccttttccacgtgcctccctcacctggctgtggtctccctctttatcagcactggcATATTTGAccacctgaagcccccctccatctcATCCCCAACTGtggacctggtggtgtcatttctgtactcggtggtgcctccagcagtgaaccccctcatctacagcatgaggaaccaggaaaTCAAGGATGCCCTAAGGAAACTATATGAATACACATTACTCCAGCATGAATAA